A section of the Clostridium felsineum DSM 794 genome encodes:
- a CDS encoding glycerol-3-phosphate responsive antiterminator: MNIKELLEENPIIAAVKNQEQLELAVNSEIQIIFVLFGDIVSIKEISKVIKAKNKIGIIHIDLVEGLTNKEVVIRYIKEETEFDGIISTKSQIVKNAIKHNLIAVQRVFIFDTISLNNVKNHIISECDAIEVLPGVIPKVLRIIAKHSNKPVVAGGLIETKEEVIEALQSGATCVSTTRKEIWEM; the protein is encoded by the coding sequence ATGAATATTAAAGAATTATTAGAAGAAAACCCTATAATAGCAGCAGTAAAAAATCAGGAACAACTAGAGTTAGCAGTAAACTCGGAAATTCAAATCATATTTGTTCTATTTGGGGACATAGTCAGCATAAAAGAAATAAGTAAAGTTATAAAAGCCAAAAATAAAATAGGAATAATTCATATTGATTTGGTAGAAGGATTAACTAATAAGGAAGTTGTTATAAGATATATAAAAGAAGAAACTGAATTTGATGGGATAATCAGTACAAAGTCCCAAATTGTAAAAAATGCTATAAAGCATAATTTAATAGCAGTTCAAAGAGTTTTTATTTTCGATACTATTTCATTAAACAATGTTAAGAATCATATTATCTCTGAATGTGATGCAATAGAGGTATTACCAGGAGTAATTCCAAAGGTACTTAGAATTATTGCAAAGCATTCCAATAAGCCAGTAGTTGCTGGTGGATTAATTGAAACAAAAGAGGAAGTAATTGAGGCTTTACAATCTGGGGCAACCTGTGTATCTACAACTAGGAAAGAGATTTGGGAAATGTAA
- a CDS encoding NAD(P)/FAD-dependent oxidoreductase, which yields MNYELIVVGGGPAGLAAAYEAYNKGIKNILILERDKELGGILNQCIHNGFGLHTFKEELTGPEYADRFIEMVKDTNVEVKLNTMVLEITKDKKVYAINSEEGYMELQAKAIILSMGCRERTRGAINIPGDRPAGVFTAGAAQRYINVEGYMPGKEVVILGSGDIGLIMARRMTLEGAKVRAVVELCPYSNGLNRNIVQCLNDYDIPLYLSHTVTDIIGKERVEKVIIAKVDENRRPIKGTEIEFDADTLLLSVGLIPENELSSNAGIELDRRTNGLKVTESMETSVDGIFACGNVVHVHDLVDFVTEESKRTGISAARYIKGELKKDKYVNIINGTNVNYTVPQKLNVDDVEDKLTIFMRVNNIYHNKALVVRSKDVVIAKFKRAHLAPSEMEKVVLSKVFLDKIKDDITISLEDGE from the coding sequence ATGAACTACGAATTAATAGTTGTTGGTGGAGGACCAGCAGGTCTTGCGGCAGCATATGAGGCATATAACAAGGGAATAAAAAATATTTTAATTTTAGAGAGAGATAAAGAACTTGGTGGTATACTAAATCAATGCATTCATAATGGTTTTGGACTACACACCTTTAAAGAGGAGCTTACAGGACCTGAATATGCAGATAGATTTATTGAAATGGTTAAGGACACTAATGTAGAGGTTAAACTCAATACTATGGTACTTGAGATAACAAAGGATAAAAAAGTTTATGCTATAAATTCAGAAGAAGGCTATATGGAGCTTCAAGCTAAGGCAATAATTCTTTCTATGGGTTGTAGAGAGAGAACTAGAGGAGCTATTAATATACCAGGAGATAGACCAGCAGGTGTGTTTACAGCAGGTGCAGCTCAAAGATATATTAATGTAGAAGGATATATGCCAGGAAAAGAAGTTGTTATTTTAGGATCAGGAGATATAGGTCTTATAATGGCAAGAAGAATGACGCTTGAAGGAGCAAAGGTTAGGGCTGTGGTTGAATTATGCCCATATTCAAATGGCTTAAATAGAAATATAGTTCAGTGCTTAAACGATTACGATATACCACTATATTTATCTCATACAGTTACAGATATCATTGGAAAAGAAAGAGTTGAGAAAGTAATAATAGCTAAAGTGGATGAAAATAGAAGACCAATTAAAGGTACAGAAATTGAATTTGATGCGGATACATTATTATTATCAGTTGGTTTAATTCCAGAAAACGAGCTATCCTCTAATGCAGGAATAGAGTTAGATAGAAGAACAAATGGGTTAAAGGTTACTGAAAGTATGGAAACTTCTGTAGATGGAATATTTGCCTGTGGTAATGTAGTGCATGTTCATGATTTAGTTGATTTTGTAACAGAAGAATCAAAACGTACAGGAATTTCAGCTGCAAGATATATTAAAGGTGAACTGAAAAAAGACAAGTATGTAAATATAATAAATGGTACAAATGTTAATTATACAGTTCCTCAAAAGCTTAATGTAGATGATGTAGAGGATAAGTTAACTATATTTATGAGAGTAAATAATATATATCATAATAAAGCATTAGTGGTTAGAAGTAAAGATGTGGTTATAGCTAAGTTTAAGAGAGCTCATTTGGCACCATCAGAAATGGAAAAAGTGGTTTTAAGCAAGGTTTTTCTAGATAAAATTAAGGATGATATAACAATATCATTAGAGGATGGTGAATAA
- a CDS encoding tyrosine-type recombinase/integrase, protein MKISILDLLNDLHNKQLQHKIAAQEFYADNIFDGKKYDLIMKWCSGKYIHPMFYTNKIRKVLKLAKINKAIRFHDLRHTNATLLLEQGINLKVIQERLGHKDISTTANIYSHVNKTMQKDSTEKLFTLFKNY, encoded by the coding sequence ATGAAAATATCTATTTTAGACTTATTAAATGATCTACACAATAAGCAGCTACAACATAAAATAGCTGCACAAGAATTTTATGCAGATAATATATTTGATGGGAAAAAATATGATTTAATTATGAAGTGGTGTTCAGGTAAATATATTCATCCTATGTTTTATACAAATAAAATAAGAAAAGTTTTAAAACTTGCAAAAATAAATAAGGCTATTAGGTTTCATGATTTAAGGCATACAAATGCAACATTATTATTGGAACAAGGTATTAATTTAAAAGTCATTCAAGAACGTCTTGGGCATAAAGACATTTCCACAACAGCAAATATCTATTCTCATGTAAATAAAACTATGCAAAAAGATTCTACTGAAAAACTATTTACCTTATTTAAAAATTATTAG
- a CDS encoding NAD(P)/FAD-dependent oxidoreductase, which translates to MYDVAIIGAGVIGCSIFRELTKYNLKVVVLEKERDVSMGTSKANSAIVHAGYDPEEGTLMAKYNVKGNEMFEELCKELSVPFKRNGSLVLAFDKEDMSKVKHLYENGTKLGVKGLKILNKAEVLDMEPNLNEEIEGALYAPTGGIVGPFEYTIALAENGVQNDGEIKLKKEVVSIKKDGTFKILTKDGETIEAKFVINAAGVYADKIHNLICKESFKISPRSGEYFVMDKSQGNVVSHTIFQCPSKLGKGVLITPTVHGNLLVGPDARDVEDKEDLGTISEGLNHVREASMRSTKEVNFRESIRNFAGLRANPDTGDFIVEENDEVKGFIDVAGMKSPGLSSAPAIALDVVNILNAAGCSLEKKENFVNKREQIHFMELSPEEKAELIKKNYMYGRIICRCESITEGEIVAAIKRSFGVLSLDGIKRRCRPGMGRCQGGFCGPRVQEIIAREYKVPLESVVLEKDNSYILLGKTK; encoded by the coding sequence ATGTATGATGTTGCAATAATTGGAGCGGGTGTTATTGGGTGCTCAATATTTAGAGAATTAACAAAATACAATTTAAAGGTAGTTGTTTTAGAAAAAGAAAGAGATGTCTCCATGGGAACAAGTAAAGCAAACTCTGCAATAGTTCATGCAGGATATGATCCTGAAGAAGGTACGTTAATGGCAAAGTACAATGTAAAAGGAAATGAGATGTTTGAAGAGTTATGCAAAGAACTAAGTGTACCTTTTAAAAGAAATGGATCCTTAGTTTTAGCTTTTGATAAAGAAGATATGTCTAAGGTAAAGCATCTTTATGAAAATGGAACTAAGTTAGGTGTAAAAGGATTAAAAATTTTAAATAAAGCTGAAGTACTAGACATGGAACCAAATCTTAATGAGGAAATAGAAGGAGCATTATATGCGCCAACTGGTGGTATAGTAGGTCCCTTTGAATATACAATTGCATTAGCAGAAAACGGAGTCCAAAATGATGGAGAAATAAAATTAAAGAAAGAAGTTGTTTCAATAAAAAAGGATGGTACGTTTAAAATCTTAACTAAAGATGGAGAAACAATTGAAGCAAAATTTGTAATAAATGCGGCAGGAGTTTATGCAGATAAAATTCATAACCTCATTTGCAAGGAAAGTTTTAAGATATCTCCAAGAAGTGGTGAATATTTTGTAATGGATAAAAGCCAAGGAAACGTTGTAAGTCATACAATCTTCCAATGTCCATCAAAACTCGGTAAGGGAGTTTTAATAACACCAACCGTACATGGCAATTTACTTGTGGGACCTGATGCTAGGGATGTGGAAGATAAAGAGGACTTGGGAACTATTTCAGAAGGACTTAACCACGTAAGGGAAGCTTCTATGCGTTCTACAAAAGAAGTGAATTTTAGAGAGTCTATAAGAAATTTTGCAGGACTTAGAGCTAATCCAGATACAGGAGATTTTATAGTTGAAGAAAATGATGAGGTTAAAGGTTTTATTGATGTGGCAGGAATGAAATCACCAGGCTTATCATCAGCACCAGCTATTGCTCTAGATGTAGTTAACATACTAAATGCAGCAGGTTGTAGTTTAGAAAAGAAAGAAAATTTTGTTAATAAAAGAGAACAAATTCACTTTATGGAGTTATCGCCTGAAGAAAAAGCAGAATTAATAAAGAAGAATTATATGTATGGAAGAATAATATGTAGATGCGAAAGTATAACAGAAGGCGAAATTGTAGCTGCAATTAAAAGAAGCTTTGGAGTACTTTCTTTAGATGGAATTAAGAGAAGATGTAGACCAGGAATGGGAAGATGTCAGGGTGGTTTCTGTGGACCAAGAGTTCAAGAAATAATAGCAAGAGAATATAAGGTTCCACTAGAAAGTGTGGTTTTGGAAAAGGATAATTCTTATATTTTATTAGGAAAAACTAAATAG
- a CDS encoding TetR/AcrR family transcriptional regulator: protein MFEREKDTSQKILRAAFKCISEKGYANVSMRDIAEEANVVLSQINYYYKNKEGLFCKLIREVTEEYLKIIQDNLQKITTTKEKVSFFIKYCQHIMKDNINTYRLILDFFSMAMWSKSFNQELNYFLNKVSQVIEEYVTNDYLIDESLQNYSSNTIARMILGIIFGMAMQYIIEPDNEEVLDAINVIQALIK from the coding sequence ATGTTTGAAAGAGAAAAAGATACGTCTCAAAAAATACTTAGGGCTGCTTTTAAGTGTATATCTGAAAAAGGGTATGCTAATGTATCTATGAGAGATATAGCAGAAGAAGCAAATGTTGTGTTAAGTCAAATAAACTATTATTATAAAAATAAAGAGGGACTATTTTGTAAATTAATTAGAGAAGTAACAGAGGAATATTTAAAAATAATTCAAGACAATTTACAAAAAATTACAACAACAAAAGAAAAGGTATCCTTTTTTATAAAATACTGTCAACATATAATGAAAGATAATATTAATACATATAGGCTTATATTAGATTTTTTCAGTATGGCAATGTGGTCAAAATCGTTTAATCAAGAACTAAATTATTTTTTAAATAAAGTTTCACAAGTTATTGAAGAATATGTTACAAATGACTATTTAATAGATGAAAGTTTGCAAAACTATTCTTCTAATACAATTGCAAGAATGATTCTAGGTATTATATTTGGTATGGCTATGCAATATATAATAGAACCAGATAATGAAGAAGTTTTGGATGCAATTAATGTAATTCAAGCATTAATAAAATAA
- a CDS encoding ATP-binding protein: MELVDNIDLNIGENYLNDWDVYYAIREIIANAIDEAKSDKIEIKKEAEDEYIIRDFGRGLKLDNFIMMDSGKATKNNVIGKFGVGLKDALGVLSNSGIEVEIITANYIFKINMQQKSSMIKIKTLHVEVYNNIQKEFKGTKFIFRKCKNEYIEKAKNEFLIYKDKEIKIIESTYYGDILTRENNTSNIYINGMKVSENSDLSFSYNIKNISQKLKRAINRERRYISRDAYREDIKKIIKNCKQKSILDSFARQLKGSYSGENYKEIEWNDVLIAVVNYIINKYRHKDVRFIDSIDIENNKELFDSIRKSKNTEIIKVSTKIKRNIKNYKKAINKENLFIEDLNLDKENLLTLDELEETKKKIVQESINILKKVDFIKNDYVSWDKIKISKEPVGSIMNDEYGIVIPLNSLTDLETCTVKIINVLSSLGNNSTEFKDKIVGNLINIIYKSSLNKNY, encoded by the coding sequence ATGGAATTAGTAGATAATATTGATTTAAATATAGGTGAAAACTATTTAAATGATTGGGATGTATATTATGCTATAAGAGAAATTATTGCAAATGCGATAGATGAAGCAAAAAGTGATAAGATTGAAATAAAAAAAGAAGCTGAAGATGAGTATATAATTAGAGACTTTGGTAGAGGATTAAAATTAGATAATTTTATCATGATGGATAGTGGCAAAGCTACTAAGAATAATGTTATAGGTAAATTTGGAGTAGGTTTAAAAGATGCACTAGGAGTACTTAGTAATAGCGGTATTGAGGTGGAAATTATCACAGCTAATTATATATTTAAAATTAATATGCAGCAGAAAAGTTCAATGATAAAAATTAAAACATTACATGTTGAAGTATACAATAATATTCAAAAAGAATTCAAAGGAACAAAATTTATATTTAGAAAATGTAAAAATGAATATATAGAGAAAGCTAAGAATGAATTTTTGATATACAAAGATAAAGAAATTAAGATTATAGAATCAACATATTATGGTGATATTTTAACAAGAGAAAATAATACATCCAATATTTATATAAATGGAATGAAGGTAAGTGAAAATAGTGATTTATCATTTTCATATAATATAAAAAATATATCTCAAAAATTGAAAAGAGCTATTAATAGAGAAAGAAGATATATAAGCAGAGATGCTTATAGAGAGGATATAAAGAAAATTATTAAGAATTGCAAGCAAAAATCTATTTTAGACAGTTTTGCAAGGCAACTTAAAGGAAGCTACAGTGGTGAAAATTATAAAGAGATAGAATGGAATGATGTATTAATTGCTGTGGTCAACTATATTATAAATAAATATAGACATAAGGATGTAAGATTTATAGATAGTATTGATATTGAAAATAATAAAGAATTATTTGATAGTATTCGTAAAAGCAAGAATACAGAAATAATTAAAGTATCTACAAAAATTAAAAGGAATATAAAAAACTATAAAAAAGCTATAAATAAAGAAAACTTATTTATTGAAGATTTAAATCTTGATAAAGAAAATTTATTAACCCTAGATGAGTTAGAAGAAACAAAGAAGAAAATAGTACAAGAATCTATTAATATTTTGAAGAAAGTAGATTTTATTAAAAATGATTATGTTTCATGGGATAAAATAAAGATATCCAAGGAGCCGGTTGGAAGCATTATGAATGATGAGTATGGAATAGTAATACCATTAAATTCATTAACCGATTTGGAAACTTGTACAGTTAAAATTATAAATGTATTATCTAGTTTAGGAAATAACTCAACAGAATTTAAAGATAAGATAGTTGGGAATTTAATAAACATAATTTATAAAAGTAGTTTAAATAAAAATTATTGA
- a CDS encoding MIP/aquaporin family protein: MTIFFAELVGTLLLILLGDGVVANVVLKNSKGHASGWIVISMGWAFAVAIPALIFGSYSGAHFNPALTIALAVIGKVAWSKVPIYLAGQFIGAFLGAVLVFVLYYDQFKSSENKADKLGVFCTGPAVRNSLINFLCEVIGTCVLVFGILGMGAQNLKNGMGVLFVGFLILAIGLSLGGPTGYAINPARDLGPRIAHAVLPIPNKGDSDWSYAWIPVIAPIVGAIMGAVFYIILF; this comes from the coding sequence ATGACAATTTTTTTTGCAGAATTAGTAGGTACTTTATTGCTTATTCTTTTAGGTGATGGTGTTGTCGCCAATGTTGTTCTTAAAAACTCAAAAGGTCATGCTTCGGGGTGGATAGTAATATCAATGGGATGGGCTTTTGCAGTAGCAATTCCAGCTCTTATATTTGGAAGTTATAGTGGAGCGCATTTCAATCCTGCATTAACAATTGCACTTGCGGTAATAGGAAAAGTAGCTTGGAGTAAAGTACCGATTTATTTAGCAGGTCAATTTATTGGAGCTTTTTTAGGAGCAGTTTTAGTGTTTGTTTTGTATTATGATCAATTTAAAAGTAGTGAAAATAAAGCTGACAAGCTTGGAGTATTTTGTACAGGACCGGCTGTAAGAAACAGTTTAATTAATTTTTTATGTGAAGTTATTGGCACATGTGTATTAGTATTTGGAATTTTAGGAATGGGAGCACAAAATTTAAAGAATGGTATGGGAGTATTATTTGTAGGATTCTTAATTTTGGCAATTGGTCTTAGTTTAGGTGGCCCAACAGGATATGCTATTAATCCAGCTAGAGATTTAGGTCCAAGAATTGCACATGCAGTTTTACCTATACCCAATAAAGGTGATTCGGATTGGTCCTATGCATGGATTCCAGTAATTGCTCCTATAGTAGGTGCTATAATGGGTGCAGTATTCTATATAATACTTTTCTAG
- the glpK gene encoding glycerol kinase GlpK — MKKYIMALDQGTTSSRAIIFDHEQNILEISQKEFTQIYPNKGWVEHNPLEIWSSQYGVLQEVMAKANITQEDIVAIGITNQRETTIVWDKNTGEPVYNAIVWQCRRTADIVEELKADMDFSNYVKENTGLILDAYFSATKINWILDNVEGARERAEKGELLFGTVDTWLVWKLTNGKVHVTDYTNASRTMLYNIKELKWDERILEKLNIPKSMLPEVKNSSEVYGYTNLGGKGGIRVPIAGMAGDQQCALFGQTCFEEGSVKNTYGTGCFLLMNTGEKMIQSKNGLVTTIAIGLEGKVQYALEGSVFIGGAVIQWIRDELKLVSEAADTEYFAKKVKDNGGVYVVPAFTGLGAPYWDMYARGAIFGLTRGANRNHIIRAALESIAYQSRDLIDAMKEDSECEITRIKVDGGASRNNLLMQFQADITGTEVVRPIITETTALGAAYLAGLAVGFWKSKEEIAEKWSVSEVYTPDLDENEKIRLYKGWKNAVKRVQGWEE, encoded by the coding sequence ATGAAAAAATATATAATGGCATTAGATCAAGGAACTACAAGTTCGAGAGCAATAATATTTGACCATGAGCAAAATATATTAGAAATTAGTCAAAAGGAATTTACACAAATTTATCCTAATAAAGGATGGGTGGAGCATAATCCTTTAGAAATATGGTCAAGTCAATATGGTGTTTTGCAAGAAGTAATGGCAAAAGCTAATATAACTCAAGAAGATATTGTAGCAATAGGTATTACTAATCAAAGAGAAACAACAATTGTTTGGGATAAAAACACAGGAGAACCTGTTTATAATGCTATTGTATGGCAGTGTAGAAGAACAGCAGATATAGTGGAAGAGCTTAAAGCTGATATGGATTTTTCTAATTATGTAAAAGAAAATACAGGGCTAATATTAGATGCATATTTTTCAGCAACAAAAATAAATTGGATATTAGATAATGTTGAGGGTGCAAGAGAAAGAGCTGAAAAAGGTGAATTATTATTTGGTACAGTTGATACTTGGCTTGTTTGGAAGCTTACCAATGGTAAAGTACATGTAACCGATTACACAAATGCGTCTAGAACTATGCTCTATAATATAAAAGAATTAAAATGGGACGAAAGAATTTTAGAAAAACTTAATATTCCAAAATCAATGCTGCCAGAGGTTAAAAATTCATCTGAGGTTTATGGATATACAAATCTTGGAGGTAAGGGTGGCATTAGAGTACCAATAGCAGGTATGGCAGGAGATCAACAATGTGCATTATTCGGTCAAACTTGCTTTGAAGAAGGTAGTGTTAAAAATACTTATGGCACAGGATGTTTTTTACTTATGAATACAGGAGAAAAAATGATTCAAAGTAAAAATGGTCTAGTAACAACAATTGCAATTGGATTAGAAGGAAAGGTTCAATATGCATTAGAAGGTTCGGTATTTATAGGTGGTGCAGTTATCCAATGGATTAGAGATGAACTTAAATTAGTTAGTGAAGCTGCAGATACAGAGTATTTTGCTAAAAAGGTAAAGGATAATGGTGGAGTATATGTTGTACCAGCTTTTACTGGTCTTGGAGCTCCATATTGGGATATGTATGCTAGAGGTGCAATTTTTGGACTAACAAGAGGTGCAAATAGAAACCATATAATTAGAGCGGCACTTGAATCTATTGCATATCAATCCCGAGATCTTATAGATGCAATGAAAGAAGATTCAGAATGTGAAATTACAAGAATTAAGGTTGATGGAGGCGCTAGTAGAAATAATTTATTAATGCAGTTCCAAGCAGATATTACAGGAACAGAAGTTGTAAGACCTATAATAACTGAAACAACAGCACTTGGTGCAGCATATTTAGCAGGACTTGCGGTGGGCTTTTGGAAATCAAAAGAAGAAATTGCTGAGAAGTGGTCTGTAAGTGAAGTTTATACTCCAGATTTAGATGAAAATGAGAAGATAAGGTTATATAAAGGTTGGAAAAATGCAGTTAAAAGAGTTCAGGGCTGGGAAGAATAA
- a CDS encoding DUF1667 domain-containing protein: protein MERELICICCPKGCHLKVDDKSLKVEGNSCPRGAEYGVNEITNPVRIITSTVKVEKGDAVVVTVKTKEPIPKKLTMKCMEEINKAVVTAPVKIGDIVIKDVLKTGVDVVATKNISCI from the coding sequence ATGGAAAGAGAATTAATATGTATTTGTTGTCCTAAGGGATGTCATTTAAAGGTTGATGATAAAAGTTTAAAGGTAGAAGGAAATAGTTGCCCTAGAGGTGCTGAATATGGAGTTAATGAAATTACAAATCCAGTTAGAATAATAACTTCAACAGTTAAAGTAGAAAAAGGGGATGCGGTAGTAGTCACGGTAAAGACTAAAGAGCCAATACCTAAAAAGCTTACTATGAAATGTATGGAGGAGATTAATAAAGCAGTAGTAACTGCGCCTGTTAAGATAGGAGATATTGTAATTAAAGATGTACTCAAAACAGGTGTAGATGTTGTTGCAACTAAAAACATATCCTGCATATAA
- a CDS encoding CDC48 family AAA ATPase, with amino-acid sequence MNKSRELQIIETNSENSLGIVKVHPLDMFNLGCNNGDIIKLKATRNTIAKILSSTDCNEGTIQIDNIMKQNIGSATNMYVEISKTSYSNAQSITLEPSADTKILFQTSSEKKNYIFNLLKKFKNEPSQKQGEDIRKYQRLVDGMPVVKDNIIRIHLFGHFLTFKILETIPDTNVIITQSTQISIIGGAILKPQNNTISYDDIGGLSKEISKVKEMVELPLVYPKLFEQVGIDPPKGLLLYGPPGCGKTLIARAVAQESGVYFINVNGPEIIQQHYGESEEKLRKIFEEAQENAPSIIFFDEIDAIAPNRDTVLGDVEKRVVAQLLTLMDGLKNRGSIIVIGATNLPNNVDTALRRPGRFDREIEINPPDKIGRLEILKIHTRAMPLDKDINLESIAEVTHGFIGADLAALCREAAMVCIREFLPKINFSNNEFSKQEIESIKIGLNHFEIALNEFELSATRQVSTEISEVKWEDVGGLENVKNTLHECIELPLKYSERFKLAKIKPPKGILLTGSSGTGKTLVARALATESEINFITVKGPELLSKWVGESERSIREIFKKARQSAPSIIFFDEIDAILPSRGNGGSGSHIDEHIVGQFILEMDNIDELQGILVLAATNRPDLIDRALLRPGRFDLIIELPIPDYDTRLSILNIYCKTRHLDPDISLDELAKRTNGMTGADLASLCHRTAMFAIKESIESHPENEFTDFSIKKSHFEAVLSSIQKKL; translated from the coding sequence ATGAATAAAAGCCGCGAACTTCAAATAATAGAAACAAATTCTGAAAATAGTCTTGGGATTGTAAAAGTACATCCATTAGATATGTTTAATCTAGGGTGCAATAATGGTGATATTATTAAATTAAAAGCAACTCGAAATACTATTGCAAAAATTTTAAGTTCAACTGATTGTAATGAAGGTACCATCCAAATTGACAATATTATGAAACAAAATATTGGATCTGCCACAAATATGTATGTTGAAATTTCAAAAACTTCATATAGCAATGCACAAAGTATTACGTTAGAACCTTCTGCTGATACAAAAATCTTATTTCAAACAAGTTCTGAGAAAAAAAATTATATATTTAATTTACTAAAAAAATTTAAAAATGAACCATCTCAAAAACAAGGTGAAGATATTCGTAAGTATCAACGTTTGGTTGATGGTATGCCTGTAGTCAAAGACAATATAATCCGTATTCATCTTTTTGGACATTTTCTAACTTTTAAAATTTTAGAAACCATTCCTGATACTAACGTAATAATTACACAATCAACACAAATTTCAATTATTGGAGGTGCTATTTTAAAACCACAAAATAATACCATTTCATATGATGATATTGGAGGATTAAGTAAAGAAATTTCTAAAGTTAAAGAAATGGTTGAATTGCCTTTAGTATATCCAAAGTTATTTGAACAAGTTGGTATAGATCCACCTAAAGGCTTACTTTTATATGGACCTCCTGGTTGTGGAAAAACGCTTATTGCACGTGCTGTTGCTCAGGAATCAGGTGTTTATTTTATTAATGTAAATGGTCCTGAAATCATTCAACAACATTATGGTGAATCTGAAGAAAAACTAAGGAAAATTTTTGAGGAAGCCCAAGAAAATGCTCCTTCAATTATATTTTTTGATGAAATCGATGCTATAGCTCCAAATAGAGATACAGTTCTTGGAGATGTGGAAAAAAGAGTTGTTGCACAACTTCTTACTCTCATGGATGGTCTTAAAAACCGTGGTAGTATTATTGTAATAGGTGCAACTAATCTACCTAATAATGTTGACACTGCACTTAGACGTCCAGGTAGATTTGATAGAGAGATAGAAATTAATCCGCCTGATAAAATAGGACGATTAGAAATTTTGAAAATTCATACTCGAGCAATGCCTTTAGACAAAGATATAAATCTTGAAAGTATAGCTGAAGTAACTCATGGCTTTATAGGTGCAGATCTTGCAGCACTATGTCGTGAAGCGGCTATGGTTTGTATTAGAGAATTCTTGCCTAAAATTAATTTTTCTAATAATGAATTTTCGAAACAAGAAATTGAATCCATTAAAATAGGACTAAATCATTTTGAAATTGCATTAAATGAATTTGAACTTTCTGCAACTCGTCAGGTTTCTACTGAAATTTCTGAAGTTAAATGGGAAGATGTGGGCGGTCTTGAAAATGTAAAAAATACTCTACACGAATGTATAGAATTACCATTAAAATATAGTGAGCGATTTAAATTAGCAAAAATAAAACCACCAAAAGGAATTTTATTAACTGGATCTTCCGGAACTGGGAAAACCCTAGTTGCTCGGGCACTCGCAACTGAAAGTGAAATAAATTTTATAACAGTAAAAGGCCCAGAGCTTCTTTCAAAATGGGTTGGTGAATCTGAACGAAGCATTCGTGAAATATTTAAAAAAGCTCGGCAATCTGCACCATCTATCATTTTCTTTGATGAAATTGATGCTATTCTTCCATCACGAGGAAATGGTGGCAGCGGATCACATATTGATGAACATATTGTAGGTCAGTTTATTTTAGAAATGGATAATATAGATGAATTACAAGGTATATTAGTTCTAGCTGCAACTAATCGTCCAGATCTAATAGATAGAGCATTACTCAGACCTGGTCGTTTTGATTTAATTATTGAATTACCTATACCAGATTATGATACACGCCTATCTATTTTAAATATATATTGTAAAACACGGCATCTTGATCCTGATATTTCTCTAGATGAATTAGCCAAAAGAACAAATGGGATGACAGGAGCAGATTTAGCTAGTCTCTGTCATAGAACAGCTATGTTTGCAATTAAAGAATCAATAGAGAGCCATCCTGAAAATGAGTTTACTGATTTTTCAATAAAAAAATCTCACTTTGAAGCTGTACTGAGTAGCATACAAAAAAAACTTTGA